A genome region from Methylobacterium sp. FF17 includes the following:
- a CDS encoding CHAT domain-containing protein: protein MTTDGAGHWTWAWRKGGVVDAGNWIAFGLIDTDGPTVEEEPWSRIRSSVYKLAREIYGMEVTLAGTAIALTGSVTSEKVKAGLGAMFRNAAESLRNDLEVTAPFECANAPWVETATAVPPSESLTRYPSVTPDGDASPGEIFQFKVDLAPTPDGMTEGDPVKLRDLPAGWTEVQVTAEVNFPAIVFERPEDGKGIIAIMPDGSSRPAVFRGRIRPDAEVGSICKMSVMFEYQDRHAGAAVRRIPIQKGTKSGTQGIAVGMPPAGRGIQLVRNAEKPVLTVKIMEGSSPGKLMWSLKALQGPTRFKTVSWMEEIHLKEGTASFARDLLDRCPSLPPGRTHANVLRGIGERIWKATPGHFKSLFAELRAIHGPRFPIQFVTNDPHVPWEMMYPDANAGIADADHIFMSHPVARWFGECEGGMLEGFSKGRIVSFVPEYDDGSGLPDAVEEGRKLISEHGAEIGEATCGGFTNFLCRSQPDARVSILHFAGHANPPGERGEAGSEGLRMSDGWVSHMEVNGGVVLGMEDGTFAVLNACSIGVANHTLGVVGGWPASLADRGFGGILAPIWAIQDSLASSVVHDQITGLLNGQTLGEAMREARECYRNASATPYAYLCHGDVMARMS, encoded by the coding sequence ATGACCACCGACGGTGCCGGACATTGGACTTGGGCATGGCGCAAGGGCGGCGTCGTGGATGCGGGTAACTGGATCGCGTTCGGGCTCATCGACACCGACGGGCCGACGGTCGAGGAAGAGCCTTGGTCGAGGATACGCTCGTCGGTCTACAAGCTCGCACGCGAGATCTACGGGATGGAGGTAACGCTTGCCGGAACGGCGATTGCCCTGACCGGGAGCGTGACGAGCGAAAAGGTGAAGGCCGGGCTGGGGGCCATGTTCCGCAACGCCGCCGAAAGCCTGCGCAACGACCTGGAAGTGACCGCGCCATTCGAATGCGCCAACGCACCCTGGGTCGAGACCGCCACCGCGGTGCCGCCGTCGGAATCACTGACCCGTTACCCTTCGGTGACCCCGGACGGGGATGCGTCCCCCGGTGAGATATTCCAATTCAAGGTAGACCTCGCGCCGACACCCGACGGAATGACCGAGGGTGACCCTGTGAAACTCAGGGACCTGCCGGCCGGGTGGACGGAGGTGCAGGTGACCGCCGAGGTCAATTTCCCGGCCATCGTCTTCGAACGTCCCGAGGATGGGAAAGGCATCATCGCGATCATGCCGGACGGCTCGTCTCGCCCTGCGGTCTTCAGGGGCAGGATCAGGCCGGATGCCGAGGTAGGCAGCATCTGTAAGATGTCGGTGATGTTCGAGTACCAGGACCGTCATGCCGGCGCCGCCGTCCGACGGATACCGATACAAAAGGGAACCAAGTCGGGGACGCAGGGGATCGCGGTCGGCATGCCTCCGGCCGGGCGTGGCATCCAACTCGTCCGCAATGCCGAGAAACCGGTCCTGACGGTCAAGATCATGGAGGGCTCAAGTCCCGGGAAGCTGATGTGGAGCCTCAAGGCCCTTCAGGGGCCCACACGATTCAAGACCGTATCGTGGATGGAGGAAATCCACCTCAAGGAGGGTACGGCCAGCTTCGCCCGCGACCTGTTGGATCGATGTCCGTCACTGCCACCGGGTCGCACGCATGCCAACGTGCTGAGAGGCATTGGCGAACGGATTTGGAAGGCTACGCCCGGCCACTTCAAGTCGCTCTTCGCCGAACTGCGCGCCATCCACGGTCCGCGCTTTCCGATACAGTTCGTGACGAACGATCCTCACGTCCCCTGGGAGATGATGTATCCCGATGCCAACGCCGGGATCGCGGATGCCGATCACATCTTCATGTCCCATCCGGTGGCGCGTTGGTTCGGCGAGTGCGAAGGAGGCATGCTCGAAGGGTTCTCGAAGGGGCGGATCGTCAGCTTCGTTCCCGAGTACGATGACGGTTCAGGCCTGCCGGACGCCGTGGAGGAAGGCCGGAAGCTGATTTCGGAGCATGGCGCCGAAATCGGAGAAGCGACATGCGGGGGCTTCACAAATTTCCTGTGCCGATCGCAACCGGACGCGCGCGTTTCGATCCTCCACTTCGCAGGTCATGCCAACCCGCCCGGCGAAAGGGGCGAAGCCGGGTCCGAAGGACTCCGGATGAGCGATGGGTGGGTCTCGCACATGGAGGTCAACGGAGGCGTCGTCCTCGGGATGGAGGACGGTACGTTCGCGGTCTTGAACGCATGCTCAATCGGTGTCGCGAACCATACTCTCGGTGTCGTCGGAGGTTGGCCGGCAAGCTTGGCGGACAGGGGGTTCGGTGGGATTCTCGCGCCGATCTGGGCCATCCAGGACTCGCTCGCCTCATCCGTGGTCCATGATCAGATCACGGGCTTGCTGAACGGCCAAACGCTCGGGGAGGCGATGCGGGAAGCCCGCGAATGCTACCGGAACGCTTCTGCGACGCCCTACGCCTATCTGTGCCACGGCGACGTCATGGCCCGGATGTCGTGA
- a CDS encoding S8 family peptidase: MVERTPYRHIHVRGLGVASASFRPVVGGGSDKGFPPVDNRAAHADMLRDGLDKAIELMDEYRSAQKESGVPKNKRGMPITVEARPDIALRIGQSRSGQGFALLNVRRGQSVDPERGPENDHATFFTTPQTLDTFRRDLERYAAWEPSERDLSNAWDDDQDVQRRPPRFKLFESAAGIRPTTLLDLWTDRFDRYPRARGEHAWEVWTRIDFQGAFKQAVEDLGLRKYGRPSEFIDTVVRGLIATPAQIQEVVRATGAVVGLRSASTFASDDQHLQPRDMTGTLIALAGHIVWPGKDAPVVAILDTGVQARHPLLGGALPVSRQFTAEPFWGTNDHHGHGTKMAGVVLYGDLAAVPTDGRPLRMATRLESVIVTGPKGAPPVPARDAIRRAVEAVEEERAIRVYCLAQTASGEMEDGLPTSTSSVLDQLAYGDGERTRLFCAAVGNVPHTDNEPYQAAYYADRNAQFGIQSPAQALNALSVGAVSLKDIRTPKANPVAQAGDLAPTSRTAQSWAKLHANKPDIVMEGGNFVVDADGVFCSPSPAHLVLTTSGPALTAPLALVGETSAATAACAGLAGRLLARYPKLRMETVRALMVHAAEWTPAMRAQL, translated from the coding sequence ATGGTCGAGCGAACCCCCTACCGCCATATCCATGTCCGGGGCCTCGGGGTCGCCTCGGCGTCGTTCCGGCCCGTCGTGGGGGGCGGTTCCGACAAGGGCTTTCCGCCGGTCGACAATAGGGCGGCTCATGCGGATATGCTTCGCGATGGTTTGGACAAGGCCATCGAGCTCATGGATGAGTATCGTTCGGCGCAGAAGGAATCTGGCGTACCGAAGAACAAGCGCGGAATGCCGATTACGGTAGAGGCTCGTCCCGACATCGCCTTGCGGATCGGGCAGAGCCGATCCGGCCAGGGGTTCGCCCTTCTTAACGTCCGGAGAGGGCAATCGGTCGATCCCGAGCGCGGCCCGGAAAATGATCATGCCACCTTCTTCACGACGCCCCAGACGCTCGACACCTTCCGTCGCGATCTCGAAAGGTACGCTGCGTGGGAGCCTTCCGAACGGGACCTGTCGAACGCGTGGGACGACGATCAGGATGTCCAGCGCCGCCCCCCGCGCTTCAAACTGTTCGAGAGTGCAGCCGGCATTCGTCCGACGACCCTTCTCGACCTCTGGACGGACCGGTTCGACCGCTATCCCAGGGCCCGTGGGGAGCATGCCTGGGAAGTCTGGACGCGCATCGATTTCCAGGGCGCCTTCAAACAGGCCGTCGAAGATCTCGGATTGCGGAAGTATGGACGGCCATCGGAGTTCATCGATACGGTCGTTCGTGGCCTGATCGCCACGCCCGCCCAGATCCAGGAGGTCGTCCGCGCCACCGGTGCGGTCGTAGGCCTACGGAGCGCGTCGACCTTCGCATCCGATGACCAGCATCTCCAACCCAGGGACATGACGGGGACCCTCATCGCGCTTGCCGGCCACATCGTGTGGCCGGGTAAGGACGCTCCCGTCGTGGCAATTCTGGATACCGGCGTCCAGGCGAGGCATCCGCTCCTGGGCGGGGCCCTGCCGGTCTCTCGCCAGTTCACGGCCGAGCCGTTCTGGGGAACGAACGATCACCATGGGCACGGCACGAAGATGGCGGGCGTCGTGCTCTATGGCGATCTCGCGGCGGTCCCGACGGACGGACGTCCGCTTCGCATGGCGACTCGCTTGGAGTCCGTGATCGTGACGGGTCCCAAGGGGGCTCCTCCGGTCCCTGCCCGCGATGCCATTCGCCGTGCCGTCGAGGCCGTCGAAGAGGAGCGGGCCATTCGGGTCTATTGCCTGGCCCAAACCGCGTCGGGCGAGATGGAAGACGGGTTGCCGACCAGCACGTCGAGCGTTCTCGATCAACTGGCCTACGGCGACGGGGAAAGGACGCGCCTCTTCTGCGCGGCCGTCGGCAACGTGCCGCATACCGACAACGAACCGTATCAGGCCGCATACTACGCCGACCGCAACGCCCAGTTCGGCATCCAATCTCCCGCCCAAGCGCTGAACGCTCTGTCGGTGGGGGCGGTCAGCCTGAAGGACATAAGAACTCCAAAGGCCAACCCGGTCGCACAAGCCGGCGATCTCGCCCCCACTTCCAGGACGGCCCAATCCTGGGCGAAGCTCCATGCGAACAAGCCGGACATCGTCATGGAGGGCGGGAATTTCGTGGTCGATGCGGATGGCGTTTTCTGCAGCCCGTCACCGGCTCACTTGGTTCTCACGACATCCGGCCCCGCATTGACGGCCCCGCTGGCGCTTGTGGGCGAGACAAGCGCCGCAACGGCGGCATGCGCTGGTCTCGCCGGTCGGTTGTTGGCCCGCTACCCGAAACTCCGCATGGAGACCGTACGGGCGCTCATGGTCCATGCCGCCGAGTGGACGCCGGCGATGCGCGCCCAGCTTTAG
- the pdxR gene encoding MocR-like pyridoxine biosynthesis transcription factor PdxR — translation MELTLTLDAKSEKPLQAQVFDQVREIILDGQIKAGMALPPSRLLAERLRVSRNTVLLAYERLAAEGYVRARGTAGLFVEPISPDSLLLIQQGSRSLTNGPVPDASSEPLLCFAGSPGGGGDRPELDFWVGRSDPAGFPLAIWRRIVTRLLARETIYLTDYCDPAGLPELRTAISTHLRRARAVAVTEDQVIVTTGGQDALNLVFNLLKGHTRQLCIENPCYLGASLIFRNAGLAIHPVPVDGDGLRTDLLPTAKGSLLYVTPSHQFPTGATMPLTRRLALLRWAEETDSYIVEDDYDSDFRYDGPPLTALAGLDGGRRVFYAGTFSKSVGAGLRIGFATVPRMFWDEARMLKARMSNGQAWLEQAALAAFIEEGHFDRHLRRLRQVYKARRDRLVGALRRTFDGAVVLGGESGLHLVWRLPPGFPPARQIQLLAREQGIGVYALSSGAAYDFDPGARDDMLVFGYSSLNETQIETAVGALQRILLGQADRNEGTD, via the coding sequence GTGGAACTGACGCTCACCCTAGACGCCAAGTCCGAGAAGCCGCTCCAGGCACAGGTGTTCGACCAGGTTCGGGAGATCATCCTGGATGGGCAGATCAAGGCCGGCATGGCTTTGCCTCCAAGCCGATTGCTGGCGGAGCGCCTCCGCGTGTCCCGCAACACGGTGTTGCTGGCCTATGAACGCCTTGCGGCGGAGGGCTACGTGAGGGCGCGCGGCACGGCGGGCCTGTTCGTGGAGCCGATCTCGCCGGATAGTCTCCTCCTGATCCAACAGGGCAGTCGGTCCCTGACGAACGGCCCGGTGCCGGACGCGTCGAGCGAGCCCCTGCTTTGCTTCGCCGGCTCGCCCGGCGGCGGCGGCGACCGACCCGAACTCGACTTCTGGGTCGGGCGGTCCGATCCGGCGGGGTTCCCGCTGGCCATCTGGCGCCGTATCGTGACGCGCCTCCTTGCGCGAGAGACGATATACCTGACCGATTACTGCGATCCGGCCGGCCTCCCGGAGTTGCGCACGGCCATCAGCACGCACCTGCGGCGCGCCAGAGCGGTGGCGGTGACCGAAGATCAGGTCATCGTGACCACGGGTGGGCAGGACGCTCTCAACCTCGTGTTCAACCTGCTGAAGGGACACACCCGGCAACTCTGCATCGAGAATCCCTGCTACCTCGGAGCCTCGCTGATCTTCAGGAATGCCGGCCTGGCCATCCATCCGGTCCCCGTCGACGGCGATGGCCTACGGACGGACCTACTGCCCACGGCCAAGGGCAGCCTGCTCTACGTGACGCCGTCGCATCAGTTCCCCACCGGGGCCACCATGCCGCTGACGCGGCGCCTGGCCCTGCTGCGATGGGCGGAGGAAACCGACAGCTACATCGTCGAGGACGATTACGACAGCGACTTCCGGTACGACGGGCCGCCGCTGACGGCCCTGGCCGGTCTCGATGGCGGCCGGCGCGTCTTCTACGCCGGGACGTTCTCGAAGTCGGTAGGCGCTGGCCTCCGCATCGGTTTCGCCACGGTTCCGCGCATGTTCTGGGACGAAGCGCGGATGCTGAAGGCGCGCATGAGCAACGGCCAGGCCTGGCTTGAGCAGGCCGCGCTCGCCGCCTTCATCGAGGAGGGGCACTTCGACCGGCACCTGCGCCGCCTGAGGCAGGTCTACAAGGCGCGGCGGGACCGCCTTGTCGGGGCGTTGCGCAGGACGTTCGACGGGGCCGTCGTCCTCGGCGGCGAGAGTGGCCTGCACCTGGTCTGGCGCCTTCCGCCCGGCTTTCCGCCCGCCCGGCAGATCCAGCTCCTTGCACGCGAGCAGGGCATCGGGGTCTACGCCCTTTCGAGCGGGGCCGCCTACGATTTCGATCCCGGGGCACGGGACGACATGTTGGTCTTCGGATACTCATCGCTCAACGAAACGCAGATCGAGACAGCAGTCGGCGCGTTGCAGCGGATATTGCTTGGGCAAGCAGACCGCAACGAAGGCACGGATTAG
- a CDS encoding lipase/acyltransferase domain-containing protein codes for MAGGFGDVVVVLPGLIGSVLTKDGKPLWGTSPGALWGTIIGENLDRLRLTGEDNGDEDLGDGIVASGLVPNPEIIPRLWKQGGYSRLGADLVSRLGLTRGENYFEFPYDWRRDNRVSARKLARVAPQWLAKWKTSSGNENAKIVLVSHSMGGLVGRYFMECLEGWKIVRTMVSFGTPYRGAGNAVDFLCNGFTWKVGSVSAFDGTDALRSFDSAYQLLPVYPFVEHGGTELARISEIALPHLDAARVLRAKAFHDEMQAARASNDGIQGYLASGMNIRPVVGINQPTWQSASLKDEVLTPVRAHEGKDHGGDGTVPRVSAIPIGDKEASVTYVATSHSALQSVPAALDHLKGVMTGAGIDLGKFRTGHAGGAPIRLSIQDAYRADEPVHLEAVPTGYLQSLNGTVERIDEPAAPRTVFLRPRDGIFRAEVSLEPGLYRASVGGKGLATVDDIFLVLDPGARA; via the coding sequence ATGGCAGGCGGTTTCGGTGATGTCGTCGTGGTGCTGCCCGGGTTGATCGGTTCCGTCCTGACTAAGGATGGCAAGCCCCTATGGGGCACCTCACCTGGCGCGCTCTGGGGAACCATAATCGGCGAGAACCTCGACCGCCTTAGACTGACGGGCGAGGACAACGGCGACGAGGATCTCGGTGACGGCATCGTCGCGTCGGGGCTGGTTCCAAACCCCGAGATCATTCCGCGTCTCTGGAAACAGGGCGGGTACTCCCGCCTCGGCGCAGACCTCGTTTCGCGTCTCGGGCTGACCCGCGGCGAAAACTATTTCGAGTTCCCCTACGACTGGCGTCGGGACAACCGCGTCTCCGCACGGAAGCTGGCGAGGGTCGCCCCGCAGTGGCTCGCAAAGTGGAAGACGAGCAGCGGGAACGAGAACGCCAAGATCGTGCTCGTCTCGCATTCGATGGGCGGGCTCGTCGGCCGATATTTCATGGAGTGCCTTGAGGGCTGGAAGATCGTCCGCACGATGGTCAGCTTCGGCACGCCCTATCGAGGTGCGGGCAACGCGGTGGACTTCCTCTGCAACGGGTTCACCTGGAAGGTCGGTTCCGTGTCGGCCTTCGACGGCACGGACGCCCTTCGGTCCTTCGACTCGGCCTACCAACTCCTGCCTGTCTACCCGTTTGTCGAGCACGGCGGCACCGAACTGGCCCGCATCTCCGAGATCGCCCTTCCGCATCTCGATGCCGCCCGCGTTCTCAGGGCGAAGGCGTTCCACGACGAGATGCAGGCAGCGCGGGCATCGAACGATGGCATCCAGGGCTACCTGGCATCGGGGATGAACATTCGCCCGGTCGTGGGCATCAACCAGCCGACCTGGCAATCCGCTTCCCTGAAGGACGAGGTACTGACCCCCGTACGGGCCCATGAGGGCAAGGATCATGGCGGCGACGGAACGGTACCCCGGGTCTCGGCCATTCCCATCGGCGACAAGGAGGCCTCCGTGACGTATGTCGCGACGTCTCACTCCGCCCTGCAGTCCGTGCCGGCGGCCCTCGACCACCTGAAGGGCGTGATGACGGGTGCCGGCATCGACCTTGGCAAGTTCCGCACCGGCCACGCCGGCGGCGCACCGATCCGCCTGTCGATACAGGACGCCTATCGCGCCGATGAGCCCGTGCACCTGGAAGCCGTGCCGACCGGATACCTCCAGTCCCTAAACGGGACCGTCGAACGGATCGATGAGCCGGCGGCGCCACGCACCGTCTTCCTTCGACCACGGGACGGCATCTTCCGTGCCGAGGTGTCGCTGGAGCCAGGACTCTACCGTGCATCGGTCGGCGGAAAGGGACTGGCCACGGTCGACGACATCTTCCTGGTCCTCGATCCGGGCGCCAGGGCATGA
- a CDS encoding DEAD/DEAH box helicase has protein sequence MRPYQPLRVTDLERVFEATKDDRDILDALLAELGHRTTPSAEKLRTKVEKALANPNREPGRQRRRGAGEEAAAGSNSAGARPSPPPEDEPTASTSRLDSEPPPWTRPGPQPTSRPVRDRPEDILSAWTALEVLSPMTYRKPADMADGDQRRIADITQSMPWQPPGERARPQKQLFYQVVLGAIRMDEATNALLSVFVDKNQDRRGAAGLAAIATVTLDKAGVPVAEGEATAISSFAWGLPLALRRDLVGLGRWPEAETRLNEGLDRRIRRAGDDGKPVPLDGRAIRAAFDWLVSELGLHSSLIEPPSFAMRVYHYWMAQDPPDAPLLGSFYLEDLASARRQVVEGKTTTNLRRYLGIDKPKARKDVLADDTVIAAAVAPARFPIGRWPAAGRHPLVLLQQGAVNLAMSDLEGVDLFPVNGPPGTGKTTLLRDMVASLVVRRAGAMCGFDDPEKAFPASGYRPRIGTATVPVHRVDLRLRGFEMLVASSNNKAVENVSRELPALKAIADDATGLRYFKTVADNVSGDVEAWGLIAAVLGNASNRFTFREAMWIDPDKGLRAYLAEAAGSPQWIEEPDPADSTRKRRRRPVVVERENPPRNRTDALKRWREARTAFTEEVTRVRDFLAEIEAARKVVGTLPRLRDAVNEARRAVAGADAGAATSEREHREATDAAAVASQARDRAHQARAGHAPRRPGLLARVFRTTSAKDWATSDAQLSKAVDRADAEKRRAFGEADRTRHRLREAEASKASGKEALRAATAARDTAEARVKLMRTRCGTGIVDAAFFARDRDTVQKAAPWLDMAAHRQRDRVFELALALHKAFIDAAAEPIRSNLENLFKALIGRNAWQPKTKPHMPDLWATLFLVVPVVSTTFASVTRMLGYLPPETLGWLLVDEAGQAVPQAAIGAITRTRRAVVVGDPLQIEPVTSLPTELSETICADFGIDPGRWNAPKASVQAVADASATYVAEFRQTVGSVRVGFPLLVHRRCADPMFTLSNEVAYQGLMVHATPRRASVIRDVLGGSHWVDVTGGRTEDKWSDAEGVAVIDMLRRLSAAEVPAVDLYVISPFLIVAQRLRERITAAGVLSRWTMDPYRWTRERVGTIHTVQGREADSVILVLGAPMPTQRGARGWAGGRGDRRTSSTSRRPEPRRTSTSSAPARPGPMPACSAASPETGRPPRRSASRPNDPRTV, from the coding sequence ATGAGACCCTATCAGCCGTTGCGCGTGACCGACCTCGAACGCGTGTTCGAAGCCACGAAGGATGACCGGGACATCCTCGATGCGCTCTTGGCGGAACTGGGTCATCGCACGACGCCTAGCGCCGAAAAGCTCCGCACAAAGGTCGAGAAGGCCCTCGCGAACCCGAACCGCGAGCCTGGCCGGCAGAGGCGACGTGGCGCCGGCGAGGAAGCCGCGGCGGGGTCGAACTCAGCAGGTGCACGTCCATCGCCACCGCCCGAAGACGAGCCGACGGCATCGACGTCGCGTCTCGACAGCGAGCCGCCGCCTTGGACGAGGCCGGGACCGCAACCGACCTCTCGACCCGTCCGCGACCGCCCCGAGGACATCCTCTCGGCCTGGACGGCCTTGGAGGTGCTCTCGCCGATGACCTACCGGAAGCCGGCCGACATGGCGGACGGGGACCAGCGACGCATCGCCGACATCACCCAATCCATGCCCTGGCAACCACCGGGCGAGAGGGCGAGGCCCCAGAAGCAACTGTTCTATCAGGTGGTCCTCGGCGCGATCCGCATGGACGAGGCCACGAACGCCCTGCTGTCGGTCTTCGTCGACAAGAACCAGGACCGTCGCGGTGCCGCCGGGCTCGCGGCCATCGCGACCGTGACCCTCGACAAGGCCGGCGTGCCGGTGGCGGAGGGCGAGGCGACGGCTATCTCCAGCTTCGCCTGGGGCCTGCCCCTCGCCCTGCGGCGGGACCTCGTCGGGCTCGGGCGATGGCCGGAGGCCGAGACGCGCCTGAACGAAGGCCTCGACCGCCGCATCCGCCGCGCCGGCGACGACGGAAAACCCGTTCCCCTCGACGGGCGTGCGATCCGGGCCGCATTCGATTGGCTGGTCTCGGAGTTGGGCCTGCATTCGAGCCTGATCGAGCCACCCTCCTTTGCGATGAGGGTCTACCACTACTGGATGGCGCAGGACCCGCCCGACGCCCCCCTTCTCGGCAGCTTCTACCTGGAAGACCTGGCGAGCGCCCGCCGCCAGGTCGTCGAAGGCAAGACCACGACAAACCTCCGCCGATACCTCGGCATCGACAAGCCGAAGGCCCGCAAGGACGTCCTGGCCGACGACACCGTCATCGCCGCCGCGGTGGCGCCGGCGCGGTTCCCTATCGGCCGATGGCCCGCGGCCGGACGCCATCCCCTCGTCCTGCTCCAGCAGGGCGCCGTGAACCTCGCGATGTCCGACCTGGAAGGCGTCGACCTGTTTCCCGTCAACGGGCCGCCCGGCACCGGCAAGACCACGCTCCTGCGGGACATGGTCGCCTCGCTCGTCGTTCGGCGTGCCGGGGCGATGTGCGGCTTCGACGATCCCGAGAAGGCGTTTCCCGCATCCGGGTACCGGCCGAGGATCGGCACCGCGACCGTCCCGGTCCATAGGGTCGACCTCCGCCTGCGCGGCTTCGAGATGCTGGTCGCCTCCTCGAACAACAAGGCCGTCGAGAACGTCAGCCGCGAACTGCCGGCCCTCAAAGCCATCGCCGACGACGCCACCGGCCTGCGCTACTTCAAGACGGTCGCGGACAACGTCTCTGGCGACGTCGAGGCCTGGGGCCTGATCGCCGCCGTGCTCGGGAACGCCTCGAACCGCTTCACCTTCCGGGAGGCGATGTGGATCGACCCGGACAAGGGATTGCGCGCCTACCTCGCCGAGGCCGCCGGAAGTCCGCAATGGATCGAGGAGCCCGACCCCGCGGACTCGACCCGCAAGCGCAGGCGGCGCCCCGTCGTGGTCGAGCGCGAAAACCCGCCGCGCAATCGCACGGACGCGCTCAAGCGCTGGCGCGAGGCCCGCACGGCCTTCACGGAGGAGGTGACCCGGGTCCGCGACTTCCTCGCCGAGATCGAGGCCGCCCGCAAGGTCGTCGGCACCCTTCCCCGATTGCGCGACGCGGTCAACGAGGCGCGTCGGGCGGTCGCCGGGGCGGATGCCGGGGCGGCCACGAGCGAACGGGAACACCGCGAGGCGACGGATGCGGCCGCCGTCGCATCGCAGGCCCGGGACCGCGCCCATCAGGCCCGGGCGGGCCATGCCCCGCGTCGGCCCGGCCTGTTAGCGCGCGTCTTCCGGACGACCTCTGCCAAGGACTGGGCGACGAGCGACGCGCAACTCTCCAAGGCCGTCGACAGGGCCGACGCCGAGAAACGCCGGGCGTTCGGCGAGGCGGATCGTACCCGGCACCGGCTGCGCGAGGCCGAGGCTTCCAAGGCCTCGGGCAAGGAGGCCCTCCGGGCCGCGACCGCCGCCCGTGATACTGCCGAGGCTCGGGTGAAGCTCATGCGAACACGCTGCGGCACCGGCATCGTCGACGCGGCGTTCTTCGCAAGGGATCGGGACACCGTCCAGAAGGCGGCGCCATGGCTCGACATGGCCGCCCACCGCCAGCGCGACCGTGTGTTCGAACTCGCCCTGGCGCTCCACAAGGCCTTCATCGATGCGGCGGCGGAGCCCATCCGGAGCAACCTGGAGAACCTATTCAAGGCGCTCATCGGCCGGAACGCCTGGCAGCCCAAGACCAAGCCGCACATGCCCGACCTCTGGGCCACCCTGTTCCTCGTGGTCCCTGTCGTCTCGACCACCTTCGCCTCGGTCACCCGCATGCTCGGCTACCTGCCGCCCGAGACGCTGGGCTGGCTCCTCGTCGACGAGGCGGGCCAGGCCGTGCCCCAGGCCGCCATCGGGGCGATCACGCGGACACGACGCGCCGTCGTCGTCGGCGACCCCCTGCAGATCGAGCCGGTGACGTCCCTGCCGACCGAGCTCTCCGAGACCATCTGCGCCGATTTCGGAATCGATCCCGGCCGCTGGAACGCCCCCAAGGCCTCGGTGCAGGCGGTCGCAGACGCCTCCGCCACCTACGTCGCCGAGTTCCGCCAGACCGTCGGCTCCGTGCGGGTCGGCTTCCCCCTGCTGGTCCACCGGCGCTGCGCCGATCCGATGTTCACCCTCTCGAACGAGGTCGCCTACCAGGGCCTGATGGTCCACGCGACGCCGCGCCGGGCGTCCGTCATCCGGGACGTCCTGGGGGGATCGCACTGGGTCGACGTCACCGGCGGGCGGACCGAGGACAAGTGGTCGGACGCCGAGGGCGTCGCCGTGATCGACATGTTGCGTCGCCTGTCGGCGGCCGAAGTACCGGCCGTCGATCTCTACGTGATCAGCCCGTTCCTCATCGTGGCCCAGCGCCTGCGCGAACGCATCACGGCGGCCGGGGTACTGTCCCGCTGGACAATGGACCCCTATCGCTGGACGCGCGAGCGCGTCGGCACGATCCACACCGTCCAGGGCCGCGAGGCCGACAGCGTGATCCTCGTCCTCGGGGCGCCGATGCCGACCCAGCGCGGCGCGCGCGGGTGGGCGGGTGGGCGGGGGGACCGCCGAACATCCTCAACGTCGCGGCGACCCGAGCCCAGGAGAACCTCTACGTCGTCGGCTCCCGCCAGGCCTGGGCCGATGCCGGCGTGTTCGGCCGCCTCGCCCGAAACTGGCCGGCCCCCTCGGAGGTCCGCGAGCCGGCCGAATGATCCCCGTACCGTGTAG
- a CDS encoding AAA family ATPase, which produces MRVTYPEVRLSELVVGPDLQRRLRRLVREHDEAEALKAKDLSPRRKFLFSGPPGTGKSMTAAAIAGELGLPLFTVMLDGIITKFMGETAAKLRLVFDAMRATRGVYLFDEVDALAARRASENDIGEARRMLNSFLMFLEEDNSGSVVIAATNLRSLLDTAIFRRFDAAFVYAKPSTDEARRVLINHLQSFAVSDLDWTRIDECTTGLSQADIVSAAADAARDAVLDNSSALTTDIVCQALADRASIHVE; this is translated from the coding sequence ATGCGGGTCACCTATCCGGAGGTCCGCCTGTCGGAACTTGTCGTGGGGCCTGACCTTCAGCGTCGCCTGCGCCGTCTCGTGCGCGAGCACGACGAAGCCGAGGCCCTGAAGGCGAAGGATCTCTCTCCGCGGCGCAAGTTCCTGTTCTCCGGGCCTCCGGGCACCGGAAAGAGCATGACCGCAGCGGCCATCGCCGGAGAGCTCGGCCTGCCGCTCTTCACTGTGATGCTGGACGGCATCATCACGAAGTTCATGGGCGAGACCGCCGCGAAGCTAAGGCTCGTCTTCGACGCGATGCGTGCGACGAGGGGCGTATACCTGTTCGACGAGGTCGACGCCCTGGCCGCACGGCGGGCATCGGAGAATGACATCGGCGAGGCTCGCCGGATGCTCAACTCCTTCCTCATGTTCCTTGAGGAGGATAACTCCGGGAGCGTCGTCATCGCCGCCACGAACCTCAGGTCTCTGCTGGATACGGCGATCTTCCGTCGGTTCGATGCGGCGTTCGTCTACGCGAAGCCCTCCACCGACGAGGCGCGACGGGTCCTGATCAATCACCTCCAGAGCTTCGCGGTTTCGGACCTTGATTGGACCAGGATCGACGAATGCACGACCGGATTGAGCCAGGCCGACATCGTCTCCGCCGCGGCCGATGCGGCTCGGGATGCGGTTCTGGACAACTCTTCCGCGCTCACCACCGATATCGTCTGTCAGGCACTGGCTGATCGGGCTAGCATCCACGTAGAGTAG